In Asanoa sp. WMMD1127, one genomic interval encodes:
- a CDS encoding sulfite exporter TauE/SafE family protein — protein sequence MTGLDGLDNRLITLFDGGAVFWLLLLVALGVGAAHAVAPGHGKTITAAYLVGTHGRYRDALRLGVIVAVMHTFSVLVLALVWVGLSMSMSTRSLTAWLQVAAGLVVIAVGGRLAWRQLRHRHQHAHGHSHAHPHGHSHGPDEATDPWSRQGLVALALSGGLLPSPSAFLLLVSGLLTGRSVDALVLVLAFGVGMAVTLTAVGMVTVRGFGALAARTRRWAAVAAWTPAVAGLAVATAGFLYVAMAVSVLTA from the coding sequence GTGACCGGGCTCGACGGGCTGGACAACCGGCTGATCACCCTCTTCGACGGCGGCGCCGTCTTCTGGCTGTTGCTGCTGGTCGCGCTCGGCGTCGGCGCGGCGCACGCGGTGGCCCCTGGGCACGGCAAGACCATCACCGCGGCGTACCTGGTCGGCACGCACGGCCGCTACCGCGACGCGCTGCGGCTCGGCGTGATCGTCGCGGTGATGCACACGTTCTCCGTGCTGGTGCTCGCCCTGGTCTGGGTGGGCCTGAGCATGTCGATGAGCACCAGGTCGCTCACCGCCTGGCTGCAGGTCGCGGCCGGCCTCGTGGTGATCGCGGTCGGTGGCCGCCTGGCCTGGCGCCAGCTCCGGCACCGCCACCAGCACGCCCACGGCCACTCGCACGCACACCCGCACGGCCACTCACACGGCCCGGACGAGGCGACCGATCCGTGGTCGCGTCAGGGCCTCGTCGCCCTTGCCCTCTCGGGCGGCCTGCTGCCGTCACCGTCGGCGTTTCTGCTGCTGGTCAGCGGTCTGCTCACCGGTCGCTCGGTGGACGCCCTGGTCCTCGTGCTGGCGTTCGGCGTCGGCATGGCGGTCACGCTGACCGCCGTCGGGATGGTCACGGTCCGCGGCTTCGGCGCCCTGGCTGCGCGCACCCGCCGGTGGGCGGCCGTCGCCGCCTGGACCCCCGCGGTCGCGGGCCTGGCGGTCGCCACCGCCGGCTTCCTCTACGTGGCGATGGCCGTCTCGGTGCTGACCGCCTAG
- a CDS encoding NPCBM/NEW2 domain-containing protein yields the protein MRKPLSFLAAALLAAATLTVTAPAHAATPVVPITAPPMGWNSWNRFGCDIDENLIKQTADAIVANNLDDLGYRYVNIDDCWMASTRDAQGRLQPHPTRFPGGIKALADYVHARGLKLGIYESAGTATCQGLPGSLDHEVIDANTFAAWEVDLLKYDNCNNQGRPDAARYKAMGDALKASGRAIVYSICNWGLAEPWVFAPQVGGSLWRTTGDITDTWGSVLSLLDQQVGLEPFARNNGFNDPDMLEVGNGGMTATEYTAHFSLWALLNAPLLLGNDLRSMSAQTLGIIRNAEVIAVNQDWGGSQGRKVRDFGDTEVWAKPMSDGGAAVVLFNRSAASATITTSAAEVGLGGSSSYALRNLWTGATSSSAGPVSATVPAHGVAMFRVNRSGGLAAAPAAGTHQVGDLAWLASSNFWGPAERNRANGEQAAGDGGPLTINGATFAKGVGVHADSAVHLYLGRACPLFAASVGIDDEVTNAAASARFQVYGDGKLLAHSGIKRAADGPTRLSVATGGYTTLELRVTDGRDSANYDHADWGAATLTCTAPGTGSNPAFSGANGWGPAERDQSNGEQAAGDGAVPTVGGVSYVRGIGTHAPADLTVNLGGSCERFTAVAGIDAEVTSATARVVFSVVADGVTLWTSPAVTVASGPAVADVDVTGRGALRLVVGDGGNGIDYDHADWADARLLC from the coding sequence ATGCGAAAGCCGCTGTCGTTCCTGGCCGCCGCGCTGCTCGCCGCGGCCACGTTGACGGTCACCGCCCCGGCGCACGCGGCCACCCCGGTGGTCCCGATCACCGCGCCGCCCATGGGCTGGAACAGCTGGAACCGGTTCGGATGCGACATCGACGAAAACCTGATCAAACAGACCGCCGACGCGATCGTGGCGAACAACCTCGACGACCTCGGCTACCGCTACGTCAACATCGACGACTGCTGGATGGCGTCGACCCGAGACGCGCAGGGCCGGCTGCAGCCGCACCCGACCCGGTTCCCGGGCGGCATCAAGGCGCTGGCCGACTACGTGCACGCCCGGGGGCTCAAGCTCGGCATCTACGAGTCCGCCGGCACCGCCACCTGCCAGGGCCTGCCCGGCAGCCTCGACCACGAGGTGATCGACGCCAACACGTTCGCCGCGTGGGAGGTCGACCTCCTCAAGTACGACAACTGCAACAACCAGGGCCGGCCCGACGCCGCGCGCTACAAGGCGATGGGCGACGCGCTCAAGGCCTCCGGGCGGGCGATCGTCTACAGCATCTGCAACTGGGGCCTGGCCGAGCCGTGGGTGTTCGCTCCCCAGGTCGGCGGCAGCCTGTGGCGCACCACCGGCGACATCACCGACACCTGGGGCAGCGTGCTCTCGCTGCTCGACCAGCAGGTCGGCCTCGAGCCGTTCGCCCGCAACAACGGCTTCAACGACCCCGACATGCTCGAGGTCGGCAACGGCGGGATGACCGCGACCGAATACACGGCCCACTTCAGCCTCTGGGCGCTGCTCAACGCGCCGCTGTTGCTGGGCAACGACCTGCGGTCCATGTCCGCGCAAACCCTCGGCATCATCCGCAACGCCGAGGTCATCGCCGTCAACCAGGACTGGGGCGGGTCACAGGGCCGCAAGGTCCGCGACTTCGGCGACACCGAGGTGTGGGCCAAGCCGATGAGCGACGGCGGCGCCGCGGTCGTGCTCTTCAACCGGTCCGCGGCCAGCGCCACGATCACCACCTCGGCCGCCGAGGTCGGCTTGGGCGGCTCCAGCTCCTACGCCCTGCGCAACCTGTGGACCGGCGCCACCTCTTCTTCCGCGGGTCCCGTGTCGGCGACCGTGCCGGCCCATGGTGTCGCGATGTTCCGCGTCAACCGGTCCGGCGGGCTGGCCGCCGCGCCCGCCGCCGGCACGCACCAGGTCGGCGACCTGGCCTGGCTGGCGTCCAGCAACTTCTGGGGCCCGGCCGAGCGCAACCGGGCCAACGGCGAGCAGGCGGCCGGCGACGGCGGCCCGCTGACCATCAACGGCGCCACCTTCGCCAAGGGCGTGGGCGTCCACGCCGACAGCGCCGTCCACCTCTATCTCGGTCGCGCCTGCCCGCTGTTCGCCGCCTCCGTCGGCATCGACGACGAGGTGACCAACGCGGCCGCTTCCGCCCGCTTCCAGGTGTACGGCGACGGCAAGCTCCTCGCCCACAGCGGGATCAAGCGGGCGGCCGACGGCCCGACCCGCCTGTCGGTGGCCACGGGTGGATACACCACATTGGAGCTGCGCGTCACCGATGGCCGCGACAGCGCCAACTACGACCACGCCGACTGGGGCGCGGCGACGCTGACCTGCACCGCGCCCGGCACGGGCTCGAACCCGGCCTTCAGCGGCGCCAACGGCTGGGGTCCGGCCGAGCGTGACCAGTCCAACGGCGAGCAGGCCGCCGGTGACGGCGCGGTGCCGACCGTGGGCGGGGTCAGCTACGTTCGGGGCATCGGCACGCACGCGCCGGCCGATCTGACCGTCAACCTCGGCGGGTCCTGCGAGCGGTTCACCGCCGTCGCGGGCATCGACGCCGAGGTCACGTCGGCCACCGCCCGCGTGGTCTTCTCGGTCGTGGCCGACGGTGTCACGCTCTGGACCAGCCCGGCGGTCACGGTCGCCTCCGGCCCGGCGGTCGCCGACGTCGACGTGACCGGCCGCGGCGCGCTGCGCCTCGTGGTCGGCGACGGCGGCAACGGCATCGACTACGACCACGCCGACTGGGCCGACGCCCGCCTCCTCTGCTGA
- a CDS encoding carbohydrate ABC transporter permease — protein sequence MRPRLVLHAFLAVMAVGWLVPLLWGLFNSLRDYSYTGTHGYFSFGGFTFQNYVDAWQRAEFGEKFLNSLYITVPAVVLTLFLSACAAFVIARFSFKLNLTLLGIFVAANLLPPQALLIPVYRAFREVDLLDTYTGLVLVNTAFQLGFCTLVLSNYMKTIPHELYESAEVDGAGVARQFFRLTLPLVRPALAALTTLQVTWIYNEFFWATVLLSDGDKFPITSSLNNLRGEFFTDYNLLSAGSIIVALPTLLVFFVLQRQFVSGLTLGSTKG from the coding sequence ATGAGACCCCGGCTCGTGCTGCACGCGTTCCTGGCCGTGATGGCCGTCGGCTGGCTCGTCCCGTTGCTGTGGGGGCTGTTCAACTCGCTGCGCGACTACAGCTACACCGGCACGCACGGCTACTTCTCGTTCGGTGGCTTCACGTTCCAGAACTACGTCGACGCCTGGCAGCGCGCAGAGTTCGGCGAGAAGTTCCTCAACTCCCTCTACATCACGGTGCCGGCCGTCGTGCTGACGCTGTTCCTGTCGGCCTGCGCGGCGTTCGTCATCGCCCGCTTCAGCTTCAAGCTCAACCTCACGCTGCTCGGCATCTTCGTGGCCGCCAACCTGTTGCCACCGCAGGCGTTGCTGATCCCCGTCTACCGCGCCTTCCGCGAAGTCGACCTGCTCGACACGTACACCGGGCTCGTGCTCGTCAACACGGCCTTCCAGTTGGGCTTCTGCACGCTGGTGCTGAGCAACTACATGAAGACCATCCCGCACGAGCTGTACGAGTCGGCGGAGGTCGACGGCGCCGGCGTGGCCCGGCAGTTCTTCCGGCTGACCCTGCCGCTGGTGCGGCCGGCGCTGGCCGCGCTGACCACGCTGCAGGTGACCTGGATCTACAACGAGTTCTTCTGGGCCACCGTGCTGCTCTCCGACGGCGACAAGTTCCCGATCACGAGTTCGCTCAACAACCTGCGCGGCGAGTTCTTCACCGACTACAACCTGCTCTCGGCGGGCTCCATCATCGTCGCGCTGCCGACGCTGCTGGTCTTCTTCGTGCTGCAGCGGCAGTTCGTGTCAGGACTCACCCTGGGTTCCACCAAGGGCTAA
- a CDS encoding sugar ABC transporter permease: MRMRRRLRRRRLTVRDRGVVGLMIGVPLVFVVLLVWLPALASVALSFSRWEGFGGIGSIDWIGVENYRNIATIYPPFWPAIWHNLIWVGFLFLIPTPLGMFLAVLLDKEIRGSRFYQTAFYLPVILSLALTGFIWQLIYSRDQGLLNAVLGTQVDWYGDPNVNLWAVLVATAWKHTGYIMLIYLAGLKAVDPGLREAARVDGASESRTFFSVIFPVLRPINLIVLVITIIESLRAFDIVWIVNKGRNGLEVIAALVAQNIIGEASRIGFGSALATIMLLISSLYVVIHLRATTRGDDR; encoded by the coding sequence ATGCGCATGCGAAGGCGACTGCGGCGCAGACGGTTGACCGTGCGCGACCGGGGCGTCGTCGGCCTGATGATCGGCGTACCGCTGGTGTTCGTGGTCCTGCTGGTCTGGCTCCCGGCGCTGGCCTCGGTCGCGCTGTCCTTCTCGCGGTGGGAGGGGTTCGGCGGGATCGGCAGCATCGACTGGATCGGCGTCGAGAACTACCGCAACATCGCCACGATCTACCCGCCGTTCTGGCCGGCGATCTGGCACAACCTGATCTGGGTCGGCTTCCTGTTCCTGATCCCCACGCCGCTCGGCATGTTCCTGGCGGTGCTGCTGGACAAGGAGATCCGCGGCAGCCGCTTCTACCAGACGGCGTTCTACCTGCCGGTCATCCTGTCGCTGGCGCTGACCGGCTTCATCTGGCAGCTCATCTACTCCCGCGACCAGGGGTTGCTCAACGCGGTGCTCGGCACCCAGGTCGACTGGTACGGCGATCCGAACGTCAACCTGTGGGCGGTCCTCGTCGCCACGGCGTGGAAGCACACCGGCTACATCATGCTGATCTACCTGGCCGGCCTGAAGGCGGTCGACCCGGGGCTGCGCGAGGCGGCGCGCGTCGACGGCGCCAGCGAGTCCCGGACGTTCTTCTCGGTCATCTTTCCGGTGCTCCGGCCGATCAACCTCATCGTCCTGGTCATCACGATCATCGAGTCGCTGCGCGCGTTCGACATCGTCTGGATCGTCAACAAGGGCCGCAACGGCCTGGAGGTGATCGCGGCCCTGGTCGCCCAGAACATCATCGGCGAGGCCAGCCGGATCGGGTTCGGCTCGGCGCTGGCGACCATCATGTTGCTGATCTCGTCGCTCTACGTCGTCATTCATCTGCGCGCCACCACGAGGGGAGACGACCGATGA
- a CDS encoding metallophosphoesterase family protein, which produces MTEVKRPWSTGRRRAAIAAIGAAALFAGGVAFGPTAFGDAAPTKFPAAEYYKPTPVPDRIILIPTDKPATSQRVSWRAEASAEWAQAQILEAPKALGDVAPAAGAVRTVRAFANTPVNTSLGYASTYHNVEFTELKPDTRYTYRVGDGTNWSEWIDFTTAAAGFEPFSFIYYGDAQNYIDSAVPRVFRQAFADRPQAKAIVNAGDLIDSANSEEQWGQWYKAGGFIDGQINNISVTGNHEYSGSNLSSFWAPQFPYPENGPAWGDQAALESTAYYTDYQGVRFIGLNTNVQSIPEVMAAQTAWLEGLLKDNPNKWTVVTFHHPVYSTAEGRNNPIVRAQWGPLFEKYGVDLVLQGHDHTYGRGGTTASKQTALVHNSTVYAVSVSGGKMYDVDGSVWTDNGADIMAKTEDAQLYQMIDVKADSLTYEARFANGQHFDGVVVRKNDAGQRTVNEWRTPETTTGEHVQVSTTSPKAGSKLGVTAYGYDPGESVDIYLRKTSTAEGKPGILVATKKADELGRLTYSFALPGSASGGSRHTVYLESRNQRISSPVITVQK; this is translated from the coding sequence TTGACTGAGGTCAAGAGGCCCTGGAGCACGGGGCGTCGCCGGGCGGCCATCGCCGCCATCGGCGCCGCCGCGCTGTTCGCCGGTGGCGTCGCCTTCGGACCGACCGCGTTCGGTGACGCGGCCCCGACCAAGTTCCCGGCCGCGGAGTACTACAAGCCGACCCCGGTGCCGGACCGCATCATCCTGATCCCGACCGACAAGCCCGCGACCAGCCAGCGCGTCTCGTGGCGGGCCGAGGCGTCCGCCGAGTGGGCGCAGGCGCAGATCCTCGAGGCGCCCAAGGCGCTCGGCGACGTCGCGCCGGCCGCCGGCGCGGTGCGCACCGTGCGGGCGTTCGCGAACACGCCGGTCAACACGTCGCTGGGGTACGCCTCGACGTACCACAACGTGGAGTTCACCGAGCTCAAGCCCGACACCCGCTACACGTACCGGGTCGGCGACGGCACCAACTGGAGCGAGTGGATCGACTTCACCACCGCCGCCGCGGGCTTCGAGCCGTTCTCGTTCATCTACTACGGAGACGCGCAGAACTACATCGACAGCGCCGTACCGCGGGTGTTCCGCCAGGCGTTCGCCGACCGGCCGCAGGCCAAGGCGATCGTCAACGCCGGTGACCTCATCGACTCCGCCAACAGCGAGGAGCAGTGGGGCCAGTGGTACAAGGCCGGCGGCTTCATCGACGGCCAGATCAACAACATCTCGGTGACCGGCAACCACGAGTACAGCGGCAGCAACCTGTCGTCGTTCTGGGCGCCGCAGTTCCCGTACCCGGAGAACGGCCCGGCGTGGGGTGACCAGGCCGCGCTGGAGTCGACCGCCTACTACACCGACTACCAGGGTGTGCGGTTCATCGGGCTGAACACCAACGTGCAGAGCATCCCAGAGGTCATGGCGGCGCAGACCGCGTGGCTCGAGGGCCTGCTCAAGGACAACCCCAACAAGTGGACCGTGGTGACCTTCCACCACCCCGTCTACTCGACCGCCGAGGGCCGCAACAACCCGATCGTCCGGGCGCAGTGGGGTCCGCTGTTCGAGAAGTACGGCGTGGACCTGGTGCTGCAGGGCCATGACCACACCTACGGCCGGGGCGGCACGACCGCCTCGAAGCAGACGGCACTGGTGCACAACAGCACCGTCTACGCCGTCTCCGTCTCCGGCGGCAAGATGTACGACGTGGACGGTTCCGTGTGGACCGACAACGGCGCCGACATCATGGCCAAGACCGAGGACGCCCAGCTGTACCAGATGATCGACGTCAAGGCGGACTCGCTGACCTACGAGGCCCGGTTCGCCAACGGTCAGCACTTCGACGGCGTGGTCGTCCGCAAGAACGACGCGGGCCAGCGCACCGTCAACGAGTGGCGCACGCCGGAGACCACCACCGGTGAGCACGTGCAGGTGAGCACCACCTCGCCGAAGGCCGGCAGCAAGCTCGGTGTCACCGCCTACGGCTACGACCCCGGCGAGTCGGTCGACATCTACCTGCGCAAGACCAGCACCGCCGAGGGCAAGCCGGGCATCCTCGTCGCCACCAAGAAGGCCGACGAGCTGGGCCGGTTGACCTACTCGTTCGCCCTGCCGGGCAGCGCTTCCGGTGGCAGCCGGCACACCGTCTACCTGGAGAGCCGCAACCAGCGGATCTCCAGCCCGGTGATCACCGTCCAGAAGTAA